In Candidatus Dadabacteria bacterium, the sequence CGCTTCATGTACATCTTTGGTTCAGGAGTTTATCCCGAACCTGATGAAGACAACGGAGCGTGTACAGTCGCCGGGAGTGGCAATAGCCCTCAGGGAGCTTTGCTCAACCTGTTCCTGACAGCTTCCGTTTTGTTCTCGGTAGTTTTCCCCGGAAGGCGCGCCCGGAAGGAGTTCTTCCGAAAGCTCCAGAATTGGCGTAATGACTGATCATCAAGGCTTCTCACCAGCGTGATGCCGGCAGCGGGCGATTACCCTTGGCTCGTGATACAGGCAGAAAAGCGGACTGGTACATCGGCACACTGAAACTGCAAGCGTCGAGCGGAACTTCATGCCCTTTGCCAAGCTTTCGGGGGAACTAGTCACCGGTTAGAAGATGACCAGTCCGAGCTGGGTTGGCAAGAGCCCCGAAAAGCATATATTCTGATATCATGTCCCGCAGCGCACAGAGGATGTCACAGTCCACTAAGCCGTGGCACGGAATGGAAGTCAGAGGGCTCGTCACGGCCGCCGTTTCGGCCGTTATACTGGTTACAGCAATCTCTCTGATGACGATTCCGTACTCACGGACAGTCCGCCAGGACATACCTTTAGATATACTCTGGCGTAGCGGTTTCTGGCAGCAGGTCACGGGATTTTTGCTGCTGGGATTCTCCATTATATGTCTATCGCTTTACTTCCGCAAGCACTGGAGACGGCTGCGGTTCGGCTCGTTTTCATCCTGGCGCGTTTTGCACGGGATACTGGGCGTAGCGGGACTCATCGTGCTGGTGGCGCATACGGGAATGCGGTTCGGCTCGAATCTGAACCTGGCGCTGATGATAGTGTTTGTAGCCGCTAATCTAGGCGGCGCACTTGCAGCAACCGGAATATGGTCGCGCTATCAGTTCACAAAACATCCGAGTCACAGATGGAGAAGACGCATGGTCTGGATACACGTACTGATGCTCTCGCCACTTCCCGTTCTGATAGCCCTGCACATTCTGTCGGTCTATTACTTCTAAGGATACACTTGTGGCACGCGCTCGAATTTTCTGGGGATTTCTGATTTCCCTCAATCTCCTTGTGGCGGGATTCTTCATCTGGCGACTCCAGACTGATAACCAGCAGGCTTTTCTGCCCGGCAAAGCAACCCACGGACACCACCAGATCGAACTTGCGTGTGAGGCGTGCCACATCCCTTTTGAAGGCGTTCCCCAGCAAGCCTGTCTTGATTGTCACGCCAAGGAATTTGAGATAGCCAATGATTCCCACGCCGAAAGTGTATTTACCGATCCGCGCAGCCTAGCGGAGCTTGAATTGCTAAACGCGCGCCTGTGCGTAAGCTGCCATGTGGAACACCACCCGGAAATGGTAACCACTATGGGAGTCACGGTGCCCGATGATCACTGCTTTCACTGCCATTTCGATATTGCCGAACAGCGCCCTACCCACACTGAAATGGATTTTAACACCTGCGCCGCGGCTGGCTGTCACAACTACCACGATAACAGAGCTCTCTATGAGGACTTTCTGCTTCAGCACAGCGACGAACCCTGGGTGCTTGCGACACCGCTTGTGAGCAGAAGAGACGAACCCGAGGCTGTCGGACCCCTTCTTTCTTCTAGGGAGCACGACGCACCGACAGACAGGGAGGTCGACCCAGTTCTACTTGCGGAATGGGCCGGCACCGTCCACGCACGCGCGGGGGTCAACTGCTCAAATTGCCATGTCGGCGAGAGCCCCGGAGCACGGTGGAGCGATTCGCTGACTCACGAGGCGTGTGAGTCCTGCCATGAAAACGAAGTCTCGGGATTTCTCGCGGGAAAACACGGCATGCGCCTTGCCTCGGGCCTCTCTCCCATGTCGCCGTCGCTCGCACGTCTGCCCATGGACCCCGAGGCAGCGCAACGCGAACTCGGCTGCACGTCATGTCACGGCGCTCATGAATTCGATACCGTCCAGGCCGCGGTGGATTCCTGCCTCGGGTGTCACACAGATACCCACAGCAAGTCCTACAAGGATTCCCCCCACTTCGAACTCTGGCAGGCGGAGGCAAGCGGTCTCGCCGTTCCGGGAAGCGGCGTGAGCTGCGCCACGTGTCATCTGCCGCGGGAACCGCACAGAAAAGGGGATGACAAACGGATTTTAGTTCAGCATAATCAAAATATGAACCTGCAACCGAACGAGAAGATGATCCGCGGCGTCTGCATGAAATGTCACGGACTTCCTTTTTCGATCGACGCTCTGGCGGACCCGGTCCTCATCGAGCGGAATTTCAAGGGACAGCCGTCCCGCCATGTCGAAAGCGTCGATATGGCAGTGCAGCGGGCGGTTGAAGACCTGAGGAGAAAAAAGAAATGATGATCATGAACAGAACTGTCCGCACATTAACACTGGGCGGGTTTCTTCTGGTCGCCCTGGCGACAGGATGCGGCGGCAGTGGCGGGGGTAGCGGGAACAACCAGGAATCCGGCACCACCTTCACTCCCAGAACGATGGCCGACGCGCTTTACGCCGTCATAGAATCCGACCGGACCGTCTACACCCGCAAAGTGGTCGACCGTCTGCAGGATGAAGAGAAAGTTATCAAGGCGAGCGAGCACTGGAAGGATGACAAGGCGCTCCCACTGCCGGCCCAGATGTTCCGCATGGGGGCTAAAATGGTTTCGGACAAAACCGACGTTTTCAGCTATTCCCTTCTTTCGCTCTGGCCGGTTAACAAGCAGAACGCGCCTAAAACCGAGGTTGAAAAACAAGGACTTGAAGCGGTAGCCAAGAGACAGAAGCCTTTTTACGCTGAAGAGACCCTAGGCGGAAAAAAATTCTTCACGGCAGTCTACCCGGATGTTGCAGTGGCTCCCGCATGCATTAACTGCCACAACAATCACAAAGACAGTCCGCGGAGCGATTTCGAACTTGGCAAGACCATGGGCGGCGTCGTTATCCGCATACCGCTTTCGGAAAATCGTTAACCTTGAGCGTCGCTCAAAAAAAACAGCTGCAAAAACTATTCCTTCGAAAAAACTATCACAAAAACGCCGGGAAGGGTGAAAGCTGCGGGCTTGACGCTAGTTTTCATGTCTGTAATGCTCTCTTTTCTGAAGGAAAGGGTAGCGAAAAAATTCTGAAACAGGATCGCTACCCTGTTTGCTCCGTTTGCGACAGTGGGATCGATTCCAAGAATATGAACGCCGGAAGAACGATATTGCTTCCACCACCCGCCATCACGTTTATTACTCCTGCCAGAACACCTGTGAAGAAAAACAGGGTTAGAGAAAGAAGGTCGTATTCGTACATGTTCTCAGCTACCTGGTTAGTATAATCGCTCGCTCAGATCTCTGGAAGGTCGTAGTAGTCGCCGGCGTCCTCGGTGTAGATATGACTCTCGATTGTGAGCCCGGTCGCGCCGTCGAGGGTGCCGGCAGCAATCGAGACGCGATCCTCGCCCACCGGTTCCCAGAACAGGTTGCCGCCGCAGCGCCCGCAGAACCCGCGCCTAGCTATATCAGAAGATTTGAACCAGACGAGGGTTTCGTCAGACTCGAGAATGAGGTTGGCACGGGGTACCGAGGTCATGGCCGTATGGTGGCCGGATGTCTTGCGACACTGTGTGCAGTGGCAGGCGATCACTGAGCGCAGGGGGCCGGTAGTCTTGTATCTAACGCCGCCGCAGAGGCAGCCGCCGGTGTGGATATCCGCCATGTCGTCCTCCTGACCTTATTTTCCTCATGACATAATTGGAAAATCGTCTTTCACAAAATAAATATCAAAAACTTGTCTACTAATTTTTTGGCACTCTTGGAAACTTGATAGCGTTTTCCATTGAGAAAAGCTCTTCGTCACTTAAGAAATCAAAATGTGATTTTCTTTTTTTCGCAGACAATCTGCCGTTGTTCTCAAGACAAATCCGGATAAACAAATCTATCAGGCGGTCAGGCATATCGATAACATCCTGAATAGCCTTTTTAGTGCTGTCGTAGTTCGCAAGGAAGCTCAACTCCTCTACAAGTTCGCTCTCAACGGTTTGAACGACAAAATCATACAAGGCTTCCGCTTGTACCGTCATATCAATGTAACGATACCAGTGCGCAGTATCGTTGTGGACGGTCATCTGGGCAAGCTCATCCAAGCTGTATTCCACAAATTGGTTCAAGGGAAGTGAAAATGCCTCTAAAGAATCATTGTAGCCTTCTGGATTGTTAAGCATCACCGCAGATACGGGAAACATCAGACCTTCCGGAACCATTCCTCGAATGGAAAAAATATTGTGGATCAGAAATCGGTGGATTCGGCCGTTACCATCTTCAAACGGATGAATAAAAACAAACCCATAGGCTACTACAGCAGCGTGAACAATAGCTGAGACACCACCGGTCATCATAAGCCTATGAGAAGTCAGGAGTCCCCGCATCAGGTCGGAAAGATCTTCCGGCTTGGGACATACATAGTGAATTAACTCTTTCTGATAGGAAATCGTCTGACCTACATAATTTTGAACCGTTCGATAATCTTCGTTAATGAAACGTGGATCGACAATTCGATTCTGCAGGGCAATTAACAACTCCTTGTCGCAGAAATTCTGCCGTCGCGCCATCTCCAAGGACGCTATGAATTTCTCGGTCCGTGACGCGTCGGGTTTAATGTTTTCTATTTCAAAAGAAGATTTGGTTTCTTTACTGTAGAGATAACTTAATGCTCTCCTAAGTAATTGCGGAGGATACGATTCGACTATCTTTTCGCACCTGTCTCGAAAATCAACTTGGTCCATTTCTCCAAGCTTCTCCGTTTTCCTGACAAGAGGACAAAATTCCCTTGGTCCAAGCAAATTATTGACAACACGGTGTCTTTGAGATTTTTCACCCCGAGGAAGAGTGTAATAGATGTCCGGTTCAAGGGCTTCCAAATAATTCCCCTTGGACAAATCGTCAATGGGGAGCCTGCGACCAGTTAAAAACTCGTAAAAAAACCAGATGCGGCGAGCATACTTTCCCGTTGGCTTGGATTTGATGTAATCAACAAGCTCAGTTTCTGCGGCAGCATCGAAAATAACCTTTAAACAGCTCAGGCTTACGCCATCATATTTCAAGGCAAACTCCAGGTGGTCTCCGACTCCTTGACCGGGCCAGTATGGAGGAGGAAAAATATCCTCAATGCGATCACCTTGTACTTTCTGCTGCCGACCACCGGTTTCTACAACAAAAGAGCTGTGCCGGTTGGGCATTGCAGTCAACCCGAATTTGCTCAGCAGCCATGCGTAGCCTGCGGGCCGTATTTTCGAAAGGTTTATTTCCATGGACTTATCCAATAAAATTGTTATGTTCCTATTAATATAATTAAAAATTGGCTTTTGCAAAATAAATAATTAGAAATTTGCCTATTCTTCAAAAAATCATTAAAAATTCAGAAATACCGATAAATCTTTTAATTTTCTCAATATTTCTAAAAAAATGATTATAAAACTGAAAAAACAATTAAAAACCCTTGCTTGTCGAACAAAACAGTTACAAACCCCCGTTTGTCTAACAAAAAAGTGGAATTATAAAGATTACTTGACAAGCTAAACTCCTTGACTATTTAGGCGGGCGTGCAATAAACTCATGTAGCAACTGGAGACAGCAGGGTTATTAGAGAGTGCGAAAGATCGTAATTCTTAGCCTGCCGGGATGGGAAAACGAGTGTGGGCAATAAAAATTAAGGTAACTATTTTTGGTATAACATTTCCCGTTCCCGTTAAAGTTGAAGAATTTTCTACGGAACTAAGTTACAGTTGTAGCTGGGGAATCCGTAAACAAGAGTTTTACGATCCAGTATCCGTTCCCCACCCCTGGAGATCTCCGCGCTTCAAGTATTTCTTGGCAAAAGAATCTAAACCTAGGCCATTGCGTTCTGATTTTGAAGAATTTGAAAAGTGGTTTTCAGATTCAATAACCAGAGGGCAACATTTTGTTATCAATGTTGATGATAAAGACTATGTTGATACAAGATGTGGCTTGTTTCTTCTGTCAGAAGATTCTTACGCCTTTATGCGTGTACCCCGTGGCACTCTTCCTACCCTTTTAGACATATTTAACGAAATACTCGGCACAAACTGGGAAAACCACTATGAAAGAAGAAAAACGCTTGAAGATATGTATTGGGAAAGCTACTATGAGGAAAAGCAATGGGAAGAAGCACTGGCGAACATTGATCCGAATTGGAAAAATGACGACGATTGGGGGCCACTATAATGAGTGACAACCCAGAATATCTTCACTGTCTCATATAACTTGCTCTCTACAGTAATCTTTATAATTCCAATTGTTTTATTACCGCTGGTTTGGAATGATAGGATCATCACCGTCCTGCAGGACACACCTATCAGGATCGTGCTTGCCAATTTCCCAACCTTCACGAATAACCAGTTCTTTTTTGGCGATCATAAGTTCTGGAAAAAGTGTAGGTTCTTCATCTGCATTCATTTGTGCCGGGGCCAGATAAAAAGCACCAGCCTTTTTGTAAGCTATTAGAAAATTGTCCAAATTTTTTGAGTTGGTAGGGGTTATATGACGTATCCGAGACACAAACATAAAGGTTTTGTTTTTATGTTTATTTAGGTAGCGAAGACTTGGACCTACGGAAACTGCGTACCCAGCAGGATTCTGCTTGGATAATCCAGTTACGACCGCCAATCTGAGCTCTTCGTTTTTATCTTCATTCCCCCATCGCTTTTTCCATAAACGAAAAATTGCTTGTCCTGCCTCTCCATCTTCAAATATAAAGGCGAGTATTGGTGGTAATTCAGCATAACAGTAAAACAGCATTCCTTGCCACTTTGCTTGATCCCATAAAAGGTCGTTTATGGGTGATATAACTTTGTAATCCGTATGTTTTAACTCTGCCTTGTCAATCAGATCCGAAGGAAGTGGATCGGTGGCAAACTTGGGTTCCGTCGTCTCGTTGTTACCGACGGATTTGGTAATTCTCCAAGGTTCGCTCCGAAGTACTGTGTAGATTCGGTCATCAGTTTCCAGCCAGTCAACCAAGCGTACTTTAGGCTTTTCACCAAAAAGATTAGTGTTTAGCATAAAAGCATCCCCAAGAGCCAATGCGCGGGAAAAACCGCGTTCTTGACCAGCGACTTCTTCAAGCCATACATCAATATCTTTTATCATCAGCATACGACACATTATTTCTATTAGGCTATTCCGAAGCCATTCCATGTAGCTATGCTGTTCAGCGGCAGTTGTAAATGTTAACTCTGCCGGATGTACAATTTCAGCGCGAGCACCATCACTATCCGCAAAGCGAAGTTCTGGTAATCCTCTCATCTGTTGAGATGCTTTGACAGTAATTGTCATACGCTCACAGTGGGGCATTGCATGTTCGTAGCTCGTGGCCAAAAAGGCTTCCAAAACACCAAGAAGGGATTCGGTCAGACCAAAAGAAACAGTATTGTTTGGCGTTTCGATAACAATTTCTGACCCAAGTATAGTTGATTTGAAAAGGCTAGTTTCTCCATCTATTAAAATTGGCTGACATGAAATATCATCAGCTGCTGGCTGGTCTTGCCATTTCTCAAAAAGTTTTTGATCAGCATCTGGGTCTCCACTGACGAATATATTTCCTTCATCACGCAGGACCTGTTCGTGTCCAAGAACAAACAGCAATGTTGTCCAGGCGCAAGTTAGTCCGAGGCGTTCCAAACCATCAGGTAGACGTGCTACGACACCTGAAAGTGCATTGAATGGGAGGTTCAGCATATGGATGCCAAGCAATAAATCCTGCATGTGTAGATGGTTGGAATACACATCTTGGTTATGTTTGGACAATTCTAGATTTGAAGCCACATAGTTTGCCATGGTCATTGCGTCCAAGACGTGAGGGATGCGTCCAAGTCGAATTTCGATACGAACAAGCTGGTTAAGAGTTATGAGCAACTGAGGGGTAATATCTCCCTGTTTCTTGAATACGGTCCAATTTTGCTCGACTGCGGCCAAGGCTTTGTTTCTGGAGGCCCACAAGAGACCAACGGATTCATAAGCATCGCTGCTCCTAATCAGCGTTGT encodes:
- a CDS encoding NrfA- nitrite reduction protein, whose protein sequence is MARARIFWGFLISLNLLVAGFFIWRLQTDNQQAFLPGKATHGHHQIELACEACHIPFEGVPQQACLDCHAKEFEIANDSHAESVFTDPRSLAELELLNARLCVSCHVEHHPEMVTTMGVTVPDDHCFHCHFDIAEQRPTHTEMDFNTCAAAGCHNYHDNRALYEDFLLQHSDEPWVLATPLVSRRDEPEAVGPLLSSREHDAPTDREVDPVLLAEWAGTVHARAGVNCSNCHVGESPGARWSDSLTHEACESCHENEVSGFLAGKHGMRLASGLSPMSPSLARLPMDPEAAQRELGCTSCHGAHEFDTVQAAVDSCLGCHTDTHSKSYKDSPHFELWQAEASGLAVPGSGVSCATCHLPREPHRKGDDKRILVQHNQNMNLQPNEKMIRGVCMKCHGLPFSIDALADPVLIERNFKGQPSRHVESVDMAVQRAVEDLRRKKK
- a CDS encoding DUF3365 domain-containing protein yields the protein MNRTVRTLTLGGFLLVALATGCGGSGGGSGNNQESGTTFTPRTMADALYAVIESDRTVYTRKVVDRLQDEEKVIKASEHWKDDKALPLPAQMFRMGAKMVSDKTDVFSYSLLSLWPVNKQNAPKTEVEKQGLEAVAKRQKPFYAEETLGGKKFFTAVYPDVAVAPACINCHNNHKDSPRSDFELGKTMGGVVIRIPLSENR
- a CDS encoding GFA family protein produces the protein MADIHTGGCLCGGVRYKTTGPLRSVIACHCTQCRKTSGHHTAMTSVPRANLILESDETLVWFKSSDIARRGFCGRCGGNLFWEPVGEDRVSIAAGTLDGATGLTIESHIYTEDAGDYYDLPEI
- a CDS encoding Fic family protein; amino-acid sequence: MEINLSKIRPAGYAWLLSKFGLTAMPNRHSSFVVETGGRQQKVQGDRIEDIFPPPYWPGQGVGDHLEFALKYDGVSLSCLKVIFDAAAETELVDYIKSKPTGKYARRIWFFYEFLTGRRLPIDDLSKGNYLEALEPDIYYTLPRGEKSQRHRVVNNLLGPREFCPLVRKTEKLGEMDQVDFRDRCEKIVESYPPQLLRRALSYLYSKETKSSFEIENIKPDASRTEKFIASLEMARRQNFCDKELLIALQNRIVDPRFINEDYRTVQNYVGQTISYQKELIHYVCPKPEDLSDLMRGLLTSHRLMMTGGVSAIVHAAVVAYGFVFIHPFEDGNGRIHRFLIHNIFSIRGMVPEGLMFPVSAVMLNNPEGYNDSLEAFSLPLNQFVEYSLDELAQMTVHNDTAHWYRYIDMTVQAEALYDFVVQTVESELVEELSFLANYDSTKKAIQDVIDMPDRLIDLFIRICLENNGRLSAKKRKSHFDFLSDEELFSMENAIKFPRVPKN